The segment GTACAGGCGAGGTTTAAAAATTTGTTATCTCAATCAGCGGTACTAGCTTTCCCGTTGACAACACAAAGATGCCCTGCTGCAAAAACGATAGTCGGTTGTTAACCGTTTCTTCCCGAAGCTAAACGTGTAAAAACGTTTGCACACGGATAAATTCGTTGTATCTTATCCGCCAAAAGCATTGCTATGACTGCATCTGACAATAAAACCTGTCTCGCCTGCGGCAAAACACTAAAAGGGAGAGTTGATAAGAAATTCTGTGATGATTACTGCCGTAATAATTACAATAACCAGCAAAAAGCAAAAGGAAGTCACAGCAGTTTTGTACGCAACATCAACAATACTTTATTAAAGAACAGGAAGATATTGGAAAGCCTTTTGCCTGATGCTGAGGAAACCGCCAAAGCCAATAAAGACAAACTGCAAAGGCTGGGTTTTCACTTTAAATACATCACACATCTCTACACAACAAAAACAGGCAAGACCTATTTCTATTGTTACGATTACGGTTACCTGCCGTTGGAACATGATTGGTTCCTGATCGTAAAAAAGAAAGAAGAATAAGATTATGATTTAATGGCCGACCCTCTGATCAATAACTCAGGCGTAAGTACCCGTTTTTCAAAATCCTTTACCGGCCGTTTACTTTCTACCAACTGTAACAAAAGTTCCGTAGCAGCTCTTCCCATTTCTTCTGCCGGCTGACGAATCACTGTCAACGGCGGATCAACCAACTCAGCAATATCAGAATTTGAAAATCCGATCAATGCCATGTCTTTTGGAATATCCAATCCACGGCGTTTGAGTGTCTTCACACAGCCGGTTGTTAATTTATCACTGGTAGTAATTACTGCATCGGGCTTTTGTTTCAACGTAAGCAGCTTGTTCATGGCTTCTTCCACTTCCGAAAAAACCATACCTCCGTAAAAACAATGTTGCACATATTCTTTGCTGTAGGAAATGTTATGCGCTTTCAATGCATCATGGTAACCGGCCAAACGTTCTGCTGTAATCGATAAAAACTCAGAACCTGCCAATGCAGCAATACGTTTAAACCCTTGCTTGATAAAATGCTCAGTAGCATCATAAGCACCACGGTAATTATCAACAATTACTTTATGCGTATCAATATCGTCATGAATGCGATCGAACAGCACAATCGGCATGCCACGTGCATGCAATGCTTTGATATGCGTAAGATCAGTTGTTTCAGTTGATAAAGAAATGATCACCCCATCAACTGAACGTGATGCAAGGAACTGGAGATCGATCACTTCACGTTCGTATGACTCCCGACTTTGCGAAACAATAACATTATAACCTCTGTCATATGCGATCGATTCAATTCCATTGATCACCTGTGAGAAAAACGTATTGGCAATTTCACACACCACCACACCAATGGAGCGGCTACGCTTTTCTTTCAAACTTAAGGCAATGGGATTGGGCCGGTAATTGAGTTTCTCTGCGCATTCCAAAACCAGTTGTTTGGTTTCGGCACTGATCTCATGACTGTCACGCAAGGCCCTCGATACAGTTGATGTGGAAAGGCCCAATGCTTTAGCAATATCTTTTATCGTTACAGCTTCAAACTTCATATAATCAATCTTACGGTTAAAGATAGTTTATTCACGCCTGAAATGATGGACCACTTCCGGCCTGGATACATAACCTGTTGCAAATCATTTTTTTGATAAAACAGACAGGGCAGGATAGTTGTTTAAAAAATGGCATCGTTCTCGGGAACGATTGCGTAAATAAAAGGTTTTAAACCCTTCAGTAATCCTCAAAATGTGCCTAGACTTGTTACGACAACAGAACGGAATTGCTTGCTAAAACATAAGTCGCCAGACCGTCTCTAATTCAACAGCCATTTAGTTAACGATTCAAAAAATCAGTTTCTTTTAAACCCACTTTTTATCGTGGTTGTGTGACCCGGTAAAAAATCAATTCTAAACAAAGCGTAGTATGAAACAATCTTTACTCCTGCTTTTGCTTTTGACATGCGGCACTTTGCTATTTGCCCAAAACCGCCAAATCAAAGGAAAAGTTATGGATGACGCCGGTGCACCGCTTCAAGGTGTTAACGTGTTATTAAGCGGATCACAAAAAGGAGTGCAAACTGATGCAGCCGGAAGTTTTACGATTGAGGTGCAGGGATCAGGTGCAGTATCACTTGTGATCAGTTACAGCGGTTATAAATCGCAAACTGTAAGAGTTGATGGCAAATCCGAAGTGTCGATTAGTCTTGAAAAAGATGTAAGTACTTTGGAAGATGTAGTGGTGATTGGTTATGGATCTATTAAACGTAAAGATCTTACCGGTACAGTTTCTTCCATCGGTGCAACTGAGCTTTCAAAGATTCCTGTTGCAAGTGCAGCTGAAGCCATCACTGGCCGTTTGCCAGGTGTACAGGTAACAACTGTTGATGGCGCACCGGGTGCAGAAATTGTCATTCGTATACGTGGCGGCGGCTCTGTAACACAGGATAATTCTCCTTTATACATTGTAGATGGTTTTCCTGTAAACAGCATCAACGACATTGCGCCTGCAGACATTGCGAGTATCGACATCTTAAAAGATGCAGCCACGTCAGCCATTTATGGTGCAAGAGGTGCCAATGGTGTTGTGATCATCACCACCAAATCGGCAAAAGCAGGTAAAACAACTGTTTCGTTTAATTCTTTCGGTAGTGCCCGCACATTGCCCCGTCAGCTCGACGTGCTTTCACCTTACGAATTTGTATTGGCGAATTATGAGTATGCAAGATTGCGTAGTCAAAGTGAAGTAGACAATTTCAGCAAATACTTTGGTGTGTATGAAGATCTGGAACTATATAAATATCAGAAAGGAACAAACTGGCAAAAAGAATTGTTTGGGAAACCGGTTTACTCTCAGCAACATAATATTAGCATTACAGGTGGTACTTCTAAAACAAAATTCAGTTTAAGTGGAACGAATAATACAGACCAGGGTTTGATGAAGGGATCAGGTTACATGCGTAACTATCTCAACTTTAAATTAAACCATGAGCTTGCAAAAACATTAAAGCTGGATTATTCAACACGTTTCATACATACAGTTATTGATGGGGCAGGTTCTTCCGGTTCATCAAGTATTCGTATTGGCGATGCTATCACTACCCGTCCTGTAAACGGTCTTGCTGATTTTATTCAACTTGACAATACAGGTACTGATGATGATTATGAACAATTCCTGAAAAGTCTTGTCAGTCCAACAAAACTTCTTGAACAGGACTACCGCAAACGTTTAGCTCATACGTTAAATATGAACGTTGCCGGAACATGGACTGTGATCCCTAGTCTTACCTACCGTTCTGAATTTGGTATGGACCTCACTTTCGGTCAGCAGAAACGTTACTATGGTCCTTTAACCAGTACGTCACGAAACGAAGGTGGTAATCTTCCACTGGGAGAGATCACTAATTCAAATGGACGTAGTTTCCGCTGGGCCAACACGCTCACTTACAAAATGGAATTTGGTAAGCATGACTTTACAATTCTTGGTGGACAAGAGATCAATATCCTGAACAAAGGATTTTCAGAATACAACCGTGCGAAACTCTTTGTTGAAAACACAACACCAGAGCGCATGTTTGCAAACATGACACTTGGTACGCAGGACAGACATACGACTACTGTTCAGGCAGGTCAAAAAA is part of the Lacibacter sediminis genome and harbors:
- a CDS encoding LacI family DNA-binding transcriptional regulator; the protein is MKFEAVTIKDIAKALGLSTSTVSRALRDSHEISAETKQLVLECAEKLNYRPNPIALSLKEKRSRSIGVVVCEIANTFFSQVINGIESIAYDRGYNVIVSQSRESYEREVIDLQFLASRSVDGVIISLSTETTDLTHIKALHARGMPIVLFDRIHDDIDTHKVIVDNYRGAYDATEHFIKQGFKRIAALAGSEFLSITAERLAGYHDALKAHNISYSKEYVQHCFYGGMVFSEVEEAMNKLLTLKQKPDAVITTSDKLTTGCVKTLKRRGLDIPKDMALIGFSNSDIAELVDPPLTVIRQPAEEMGRAATELLLQLVESKRPVKDFEKRVLTPELLIRGSAIKS
- a CDS encoding SusC/RagA family TonB-linked outer membrane protein yields the protein MKQSLLLLLLLTCGTLLFAQNRQIKGKVMDDAGAPLQGVNVLLSGSQKGVQTDAAGSFTIEVQGSGAVSLVISYSGYKSQTVRVDGKSEVSISLEKDVSTLEDVVVIGYGSIKRKDLTGTVSSIGATELSKIPVASAAEAITGRLPGVQVTTVDGAPGAEIVIRIRGGGSVTQDNSPLYIVDGFPVNSINDIAPADIASIDILKDAATSAIYGARGANGVVIITTKSAKAGKTTVSFNSFGSARTLPRQLDVLSPYEFVLANYEYARLRSQSEVDNFSKYFGVYEDLELYKYQKGTNWQKELFGKPVYSQQHNISITGGTSKTKFSLSGTNNTDQGLMKGSGYMRNYLNFKLNHELAKTLKLDYSTRFIHTVIDGAGSSGSSSIRIGDAITTRPVNGLADFIQLDNTGTDDDYEQFLKSLVSPTKLLEQDYRKRLAHTLNMNVAGTWTVIPSLTYRSEFGMDLTFGQQKRYYGPLTSTSRNEGGNLPLGEITNSNGRSFRWANTLTYKMEFGKHDFTILGGQEINILNKGFSEYNRAKLFVENTTPERMFANMTLGTQDRHTTTVQAGQKIASFFGRINYQYDSRYLLTLTIRSDASTKFAPGRQWGYFPAASFAWRVSQEDFMSNVKFVDDLKFRISYGAVGNDRIADNIWRVLFAPSDNRTIGFADVANPYYTYATRSLPNPFVQWETNITRNVGLDFAMFKQRLSGTLDVYWNSAKNLLVETDIPPTTGFTVQQQNIGQTSNKGIELGLTGTIIQKKNFTLSATFNIGLNRSKIDNLGGPLEKSLQSNWGSTDLRSQDDYRVYVGQTIGLMYGYVTDGMYTVDDFASYNPITRTYALKPGVTNIQTFLGGIGLRPGVMKLKDLNNDGIITAADRRVIGSALPKYSGGFGLNAVVKDFDISAFFNYVVGNDVYNTGKISFNQFYRTTYGNMLNTVNSSNRFKYIDAAGNLVTDLTELGKMNANATIWSPFSFGNATPVFHSWAVEDGSFLRLNNLTVGYSLPKRIISTMRMSKLRVYATVYNAFLWTKYSGFDPEVSTTRSDGYSQLTPGVDYSSYPKSRNFTVGINVTF